GATACGCTGATGCGATGGATCAGCAGGGAGGGCGACCCGGGCCGGCACCGGCCAGGGCGCTGGTGGTGTTCGGGCGCGGCGTCGTGCGTACCGGAGACGGGTTTGCCCTCACCCCGGGTGGAGCGGCGCGGGTGCGCGCGGCCATCGGTTACGTGGCGGCTCACCGCGCGGTCCTCGCCGGCGGCGAGCGGATCCGGATCGTCTTCACCGGTGGCTGGCCGGAGGCCAGCGCCGGCGCCGCCGCGCCGCCGGTGGGCGCGCGCGAGGGAGACCTCATGCTGCGGGCCGCGTGCGCGGCCGGCCTGGACGAGCACGCCGACCTGTACGCCGAGACCCGCTCGCGCAGCACCCTGGAGAATCTGCTGCACACGGTGGAGGACGGCCTGCTCAGCGGGTACGCGTTCGACGCGGGCGCCCCGCTCGGCCTGGTGACGCACGCCTGGCACCTGCCGCGGGTCCGGTTCCTGGCCGGCCGGGTGCTGGGACTGACCGGGGCGGCGCTGCGGGACGTGCCGGCGTACGGCGGCGAGGTGCACGACGACCGTGGTGCGTTGCTCGTGTCGCGGCTGGGCTTCTTCGGCGCGCGTACCGATCAGCTGCTGCGCCGCGAACGGGGGATGGTCGCGGTCGGTCATCTGGCCCGACGGGTGATCAACGGCCGGTCTGGGTATAGACGCCGCACCGTCGAACAGCAGTGAAGGAGAGCCGGTGCCCCGCCTCGAGAAGACGATCGTCCTGCTCCCGGTGTTCAAGCCCGGCCCGCATCTGTCCGAACTGGTCACCGCGCTGCTCCCGGAGCTTCCGCAGCCCGACCGCGTGGTGATCGTCGACGACGGCACCGGTCCGGCGGCCGACGCCCGGCTGGCGGAGATCGAAGCGCTGGGTTGCACGGTGCTGCGGCTCGCGGCGAACCGGGGTAAAGGCGTCGCGCTCAAGACCGGGTTCCGGCACGTCCTGTCCCGGCATCCCGGGTTCGCCGTGGTCTGCGCCGACGGTGACGGCCAGCACAGCGTCGCCGACATCCGCGCGGTCGCCGAGCGTGGCGGACCCGGACGCATCGTCCTGGGCGTGCGCCGGTTCGACGGGATGCCGCCGCGCAGCCGGTTCGGCAACACCGTCACCCAGGCGGTGTTCCGGGCGGCGACCGGCCGGGCGGTCACCGACACCCAGACCGGCCTGCGCGCCTACCCCGCCGACCTGCTCGGCCAGCTGTGCGAGGTGCCGGGGGAGCGATTCGAGTACGAGATGAACGTGTTGCTGCACGCCTCGTCGACCGGCCACCCCATCGACGAGGTGCCGATCCCGGCCACCTATCTCGGCGGCAACGCGGGCTCGCATTTCAGCGGCCTGGCCGACTCGGCGCGGATCTACCTCGCCTTGCTGCGATACGCCGTGCTCAGCAGGCGGGTCACGGCAGCTCGACCCGTCACCTGACCGGTCGACTTTCAGTAGCGGTAGGCGTCGACGAGCTGTTTCAGTTCGGCGGACATCCGGGCAAGCTGGGCCGCGGCTTTCTGCGTCTCATCGGCGCCGGCCGTGGTCGTCTGCGACTCGGCGGCCACGCTGGAGATGTTCTCGGCGATGCCGGACGAGCCCACCGCGGCCTCGTTGACGTTGCGGGCGATTTCGGCGGTGGTCGCCGTCTGCTGCTCCACCGCCGCCGCGATGGTGGCCTGGTACGAGTTGATGCCGGAAATGATGTCGGAGATCTTTTCGATCGCACCCACGGCGGCCTCGGTGTCGTCCTGAATGGCGAGCACCCGATGCGAGATGTCCTCGGTGGCCCGGCCGGTCTCCTGCGCCAGGTCCTTGACCTCACTGGCCACCACGGCGAAGCCCTTGCCCATTTCACCGGCGCGCGCGGCCTCGATCGTGGCGTTGAGGGCCAGGAGGTTCGTCTGCTCCGCGATCGAGGTGATCACCTTCAGCACCTCGCCGATCTCGCGGCTGGAGTCGCCGAGCTTGGCCACCGTCTGCTGGGCAGCGGCGGCCTCATCGGTGGCGGTCTGCGTGATCCGGGCCGCCTCGGTGGAGTTCGACGCGATCTCCCGGATGCTGGCACCCATCTGTTCGGCGGCGGCGGCCACCGTCTGCACGTTGCGGGACACCTCCTGGGCGGTCGCGGCCGCGCTGGTCGACCGCTCCGAGGTCGCGAGGGCGCTGTGCGACACCTGATCGCTCACGGCGGTGAATTCCTCGGCGCTGGAGGCCAGGGTGGTGGAGGATGCGGCGAGGCTGCGCATGGACTCACGCAGTGCCTGCTGGGCCAGTTTGAGGTCGTCGGACATCTGGCCGATCTCATCCCGGCTGTGCACCTCGACCGGCGCGGTCAGGTCCCGGGCCGCCAGAGCACGCAAGGCGTCCCGGACCCGTCCCACCGGCCGGGTGATGCTACGGGTCAGCAGCAGCCCGATCACCGACAGCAGCACCAGTCCGGCAAGCACGCCCACGACGACGACGATCTGGGTCGTCCGGGTGGCCGACTCGCTCGCCTGGGTGCGGACCCCGAGCAGCGAACGCTCCTCCTGGTCCATCTCGGCGACCAGTGTGCGGATCTGATCCATGACCGCTTTGCCCTTGTTCTGCAGCACCACGGCGCGGGCGGCCGCGAAGCCCGCGGAACCGCGCAGGTCGATCGTGTCCTGCATCTCGGTGAACTTCGCCGTCACCAGCGGCCGGAGCTTGCCGATCCGCTCCTGCTGCCGGGGATTGTCGGCGGTCAGGGTGGCCACCGCATCGATGGTGCCGGTGACATTGTTCTTCGCGTCGGTGTACGGCTGCAGGTAATCGTCCGTTCCGGTGATCAGAAAGCCGCGCTGGCCGGTCTCGGCGTCCTTCAGCGTGGACAGCACCGTGTTCAATGCCTCCAGCACCTGATAGGTGTGCGCGACCATTCTCTGGTTCTCATTGACCGTACGCACCTTGAGAAAGGATATGGCCCCGACGATCGCCATCAATATCAATGGTGTGGCGAACCCCGCAGCGAGGCGTCGCCCAATGCTGTTCAACATCGTCAGATCCCCCCATCCACCGCGCGTGGTCTCGTCCCTCAGGTGGTGCGGTGGGGGCCGTAGGCCCGCGGCTCGCCGTCGGGACACCGGACATGCACCCATCATCACCTTCGGCTGGATCTGTGACTCCGCGTTTCCGCAAGTTGTCCCGAGTCCCGCCGGGAGCAGGGCATGAGCGCCGGCCTCGATCGCACGGCTACGATCCCGACAGGTATCCGACGATCGCGCGCGGTGGAGGCTGACATGGCTGGCTACTCGGGCACGCCGCTGCACCGCAAACTCGGCGTCAAGCCGGGTCATCGAGTCGCACTGCTCGACGCGCCGGCCGGATTCGCCGCCACTCTTGAAGGTCTGCCGGACGGGGTCGTCCTCCTGACCGGTCTGGCCGCCGATGCGCCGACCGACGTGACCGTGCTGTTCGTGACCGAACGCCTGGAGTTGCAGTCCCGCGTCGACGAGGTCAGACGCGGCATGGCGCAGAACGGTGGCTTCTGGGTCGCCTGGCCGAAACGAGCGTCGAAGGTGCCCACGGACGTCACCGAGGACGTCATCCGTGAGGTCGCGTTGCCGACCGGGCTGGTCGACAACAAGGTGTGTGCGATCGACGGGATCTGGTCGGGCCTGCGACTGGTCATCCGCCGCGAGAACCGCACACCAGCCGGTTAGCGCTGCCGGTGCGCTGGTGAACGGGGCGTGGGAACGGCCGCCGGCAAGCAGGGATCAGCGGCCCGTCCACAGCAACTCGCCGACTGTTCGCCGCTCGCGGACCGGCGCGGGCGCCTGGCGTGCCGCCGAGGCGGTGCCGGCCGGAACCCGGCCGAACGCCGACATGGTGGTGACCTCCCAGTGGGCGGGCACACCGAACTCGGCCGCCAGGGCATCGCGGTCGAAGGCGCGGAACTGCCGGGCGAACAGCCCGAGTGACTGCGCCTGGATCGTCATGTGAGCAACCGCCTGGCCCAGGTCGTAGAGCGAGAATTCGGAATACTCCCAGTCGGTGCCGTCGACGAGCCGGTGGGCGAGATTCGCGACGAGGACGCTGGCCGACGGCGCCCAGCGGCGGGAACTGGCAGCGAGGTGACGCACGAGCCGCTGGTGGGTGTCGTCACCGCGGCGGCCCATGATGAACGCCCAAGGCTGTGAATTTCCGGCGGACGGTGCCCACCGCGCGGCCTCGACGAGAAGTTCCGCCTGGGCCGGATCCACTTCGGACACGGGGTCGAACGTCGCGGGACTGGGTCAGCAGTGCTTGAGGTGCGGGCGGACGGCCTTCGGGACGAAGCCGTCGCAGTAGTCGGAGGTGCCGCCGCTGACCGCCTTCCACGCGCCGCCGGTGTAGTGGAACACCACCTCGGCGTTGTCGGCCTGCTTCGGGTGGGTCTGGGCGAGCGCGTACCCCTGGTAGCAGGTGATGTCGGTCAGCGTGTCGGTCGGTGCGAGCGCGTCACCGACGTCGCTGGAGTTCAGCGCCTTGAGCAGGGTCGCCTCCGACGGGGTGCAGCCGGCGCCGGCGGCCGGCTTCACGGTCGAGGTCCGGGTGCCGCCCGGGGCCGGGGACTTCGTCGCGGTGGCGCTGGCCGTCGGGGCGGGTGCGGTGGTGGTTGCTGCCGTCGCGGGAACGGTGCCGGCCGGGGTCGCGCTGCTGGTGGTCTTGCCGCTCGAACAGCCCGTGAGGGCGGCGGCAGCCACAGCGGCGACGATGAGCGGCATACGAGCGTTCACGATCTTTTTCTCCCCCGGAGGACCTGCCCCGCATCCCGTGATGCGCTGGATGGTCATCATCATGCCGAGCCGGCCCGGCCGGCGAATCACGGAAACGTGCCACGGCTGATTGGCACGGGCTCGCCGGCCGTGGAGAGTGGCCTCATGACGTGCATCGTCGGGATCACGGACGGCCGGACCGTCACCATCGGCGGGGATTCCGCGGGCAGCGACGGCTGGCACGTCGCGGTGCGGTCGGATTCCAAGGTGTTCCAGGTGGGGCCCTATCTGATGGGGTTCACGACCAGCTACCGGATGGGTCAGCTCCTGCGGTATTCCCTCACCGTCGGCGAGCCCGACACCTGGGACGTCGACCGGTTCATGGTGACCACGTTCATCGAGGCCGTCCGCGAGTGTCTCTCCACGGGCGGCTACGCCAGGAACGAGAACGGCCGGGAACAGGGTGGACAGTTCCTGGTCGGCATTCACGGCCGCCTCTACGTCGTCGGTGACGACTACCAGATCGGGCACACGATCTCGGGTTATGCCGCGGTGGGATCCGGCTATCTGGTCGCGCTGGGATCGCTGCACTCCACCGCCAGGACACCGGTCGACAGCCGGCAACGGGCGGAGATGGCCCTCGACGCGGCGGCCGACCTCACCGAGGGCGTGCGACCACCCTTCACCGTGCTGCAGTCCGGGTGAACGCCAGCCAGGCTGCCCGTTCGAGCGGCAAGCCGGCCCGGGCAAGGGCCTGAGCCCACTTTTCGTCGCCTCGCCAGGGTCGATCGTGGGCGGCAGGTGGACACCGGCGAGGCTGCTGTCGAGCGCCGCGGGGTCCAGGGAGGCGGCGCGAAGCACCTCGGTGGCCGTCTCTTCTCCGGCAAGTCCGGGGGCGAGTGCGGCGCAGACCCGGACCGCGAGCTCGGGATCGGTGAGCCATGCGTTCGTGGGCACACCCAACTCACCGAGGCCGATCACCATGGACGCCCGGTGATGCGGCGGGCCGTGGCGAGCCTGGTCGGCGTGGTAGGCGGCGATCTCGTCGTGGTGATGACGCAGGCCGGGGTGCGAGACTAGCATCGCGGTGGCGCCCGCGGCGGCCGCCCGCAGCTCGTCCGGGCTCTCCGGAAGGCCCGATCCCAGCTGCTCTCGACAGCAGGCTACGCGCCCGGCGTGGTATACCCGCCGGATGGACCTGCAGCTCAGTGGCAAGGTGGCTGTCGTCACCGGGGGAAGTGCCGGCATCGGGCTGGCGATCGCGCGCGGTCTTGCGGCGGAGGGCGCGCATGTCGCGCTGTGCGCCCGGGACGCGGCGCGGCTGACGGCCGCGGCCGATGAGATCAAAACCGAGTTCGGGGTACGCGCCATCGCCGTCCCCGCCGACCTGGCCGCCCCGGACGGTGCGGCGCAGCTCGCCGCTGCCGTGGCGGGCGAATACGGCGGGGCCGACCTTCTGATCAACAACGCCGGGACGGGGAGTGAGGAGACGATCCTCGCCGCGCCGGACGAGAAGTGGCAGGCGTACTGGGAACTGCACGTGATGGCGGCGGTGCGGCTGGCCCGGGCGCTCGCGCCGGGGATGAAGGAGCGTGGCGGTGGGGTGATCCTGCACAACGCGTCGATCTGTGCGACGCAGCCGCTCGGGTACGAGCCGATCTACAACGTGACCAAGGCGGCGCTGGTGATGTTCTCGAAGTGCCTGGCCAACGAGCTGATCGGGGACAACATCCGGGTCAACGCGGTGAATCCGGGACTGGTGATGACCGGGGACTGGGTGAAGACGGCCAAGCAGCTGACCGCGGGCACCGAGCAGGGCTGGGAGGACTATCTGCGGCGGATCGCGGAGGAGAAGGCGCCGATCGGGCGGTTCGCCACGCCGGAGGAGGTCGCCGACTTCTTCGTGTTCCTCTGTTCGCCGCGGGCGGCCTACTCGGTGGGGTCCACCTATTACGTCGACGGCGGCTGGCTGAATGTGACTACCTGAGCGCGCCGGGGCCGGCGTCGGGCGGGGTGGAGCCGTCGAGGCAGGCGCGGGCCAGCATCTCGCCGAGCAGCGGGGCGAACTTCATCAGGTTTTCACCGTGGACGGCGAGGACCCGGCCGTTGCGGGCGAACTGGAGGCCGTCGCCGAGGTCCGGGTTGTGGGTGCAGTAGACCCGGCCGATCGGGCGGGGCTCGACGAAGGGCAGGTGCTCGGCGGCATAGGCGGTGAGCGCGTCGAGCGCGGCCTGCTCCGCGGCGCGGCGCCCGCGCTGCCAGGCGACCAGGGCCGGGTCGACGTCGCCGCCGACCGCCCAGGCGCCGGCGGCGGCCAGGTGCTGGTAGGTGCTCAGGACGCCGTCGGCCGCCTCGGTGATCCAGCACTGCAACGGCTGGGGTGCGCCGGGGCGGACCGGGAAGGTGACGCGCAGGTGGTGCTCCAGGGCGGACGGCGTGTCGATGCCGGCGCCGGCGGCCAGCGCGGAGGTGGCGGCGCCCGCGCAGATCAGGGCGGCGTCGAAGGTGTCGGCCTCGGTGCCGTGCTCCACGCGTACGCAAGCAGGGGTTTCTTCGACGGTCGTGACCGAGGCGGGCCGTAGGCGATCGCCGACGGCTGCGAGCAGGAAGGTCTTGAGGCGGTCGACGCGGATCACGCCGCCGGCCGGGTCGATCAGCGCCGGGCCGGCGAAGGTGCGGGCGGGCAGGCGCAGCAGCGGGGAGCCCGGCTCGACCAGCTCGTGGGGTGCGCCGGCGGTGGCCATCGCGGCGGCCCAGGTCCCGGCGCCGGCGCCGCTGATCACGGTGCCGACGTTGTCGACGAGTGCGGTGCCGGCCTGCTCGCTCCAGGCGGTGAACAGGGCGCGGGAGCGGGCGGCGAGCTCGACCATGTCCGGGTAGGTGTGCGCGAGGCGGAAGATCCGGGTGTCGCCGGCGGACCGCTCGCCCATCGGCTCGCCGGGCTCGAAGCACCAGGCGTCGGCGCCCTGACGGAGCAGCGCGGCGGTCGTGGACAGCCCGACGACGCCGCCGCCGATCACCGCGACCCTCATGGGCGCGACGCTATCAGCCGAGCAGCCTCGTCTGCTCGGCCGGCAGCGCCGAGTCGATCGCCGGCTCGTGCTCGGGCGGCGGCGCCGTGAGATGCATGCCGAACCAGTCGGCCGCCTGGACGGCGAGCAGTCGCTGCGCCTGCTCGCCGCGGAAACGGCGGTCGGTGCCGGGGATGACGCACAGGTCGGCGGCGGAGTTGACGGCCTGGCGGGCCTGTTCGTTGGCGGTGCGCAGCCGCTGGTCGCGCTCGCCGACGACGAGCAGGACCGGGCACTGCACGCGGGCCAGCGCGCCGCCGGCCAGGTCGGCCCGGCCGCCGCGGGTGACGACGGCCTGCACGTGGCCGGGGCGGGACGCGGCCGCGACGAGGGCGGCGCCGGCGTTGGCCCCCGCGGCCAGCACCCCGGTCGGCAGGTGCGCGGTGACCGGCTGGGTGCGCACCCAGCGCAGGACGCCGATCAGGCGGTCGGCGAGCAGATCGATGTCGAACAGCAGCGTCTCGTCGGCCCGCTCCCCGGCGGTCAGCGGCTCGATCAGCAGGGTCGCCAGGTTGCGGTGCCGGAGGGCGTGCGCGACGGCCCGGTCCAGAGGGCGGTTCTGGGTGAACAGCACCGTCGCCGTGGCGGCCGGCGGGATGGTCAGGTCCCCGTGGAGCAGCGTGCCCGCTGCGTGAATCTGCACGATCGACAGGTACCCGGCCGGGACGATCCGAATCAGTCTCGTCCGATAGATTGGCGTAAGTCGATTTATGGAGGACAGAGTGGTCCAGCTTCATCGATCTTTGGCGGTTGTCGCCGCGGCCGTGGTGGCGCTCGCCGCGGTTGCCGCGCCCGCCTCGGCCCACGACCGGGGTCCGACCACCGGGCCATGTCAGTACACGCCGACGCCCGACGAGCCGGCCGCCCGGCCGGTGCCGTTGCCGCCGGACCCGCGGCGGACGCCGTCGCGGGGGACGGCCACCGTGGTGCTGCACACGAATCTCGGGCAGATTCCGCTGGTGCTCGACCGGGCCGAAGCGCCGTGCACGGTGCAGAGCTTTCTGCACCTGACCCGGCACCGGTTCTATGACAAGACCATCTGCCACCGGCTGACCGCCTAT
Above is a genomic segment from Actinoplanes ianthinogenes containing:
- a CDS encoding YdcF family protein; protein product: MDQQGGRPGPAPARALVVFGRGVVRTGDGFALTPGGAARVRAAIGYVAAHRAVLAGGERIRIVFTGGWPEASAGAAAPPVGAREGDLMLRAACAAGLDEHADLYAETRSRSTLENLLHTVEDGLLSGYAFDAGAPLGLVTHAWHLPRVRFLAGRVLGLTGAALRDVPAYGGEVHDDRGALLVSRLGFFGARTDQLLRRERGMVAVGHLARRVINGRSGYRRRTVEQQ
- a CDS encoding glycosyltransferase family 2 protein gives rise to the protein MPRLEKTIVLLPVFKPGPHLSELVTALLPELPQPDRVVIVDDGTGPAADARLAEIEALGCTVLRLAANRGKGVALKTGFRHVLSRHPGFAVVCADGDGQHSVADIRAVAERGGPGRIVLGVRRFDGMPPRSRFGNTVTQAVFRAATGRAVTDTQTGLRAYPADLLGQLCEVPGERFEYEMNVLLHASSTGHPIDEVPIPATYLGGNAGSHFSGLADSARIYLALLRYAVLSRRVTAARPVT
- a CDS encoding methyl-accepting chemotaxis protein, with the translated sequence MTRLDAEFAVQRRARVASHVSLHRARSSDTCRDRSRAIEAGAHALLPAGLGTTCGNAESQIQPKVMMGACPVSRRRAAGLRPPPHHLRDETTRGGWGDLTMLNSIGRRLAAGFATPLILMAIVGAISFLKVRTVNENQRMVAHTYQVLEALNTVLSTLKDAETGQRGFLITGTDDYLQPYTDAKNNVTGTIDAVATLTADNPRQQERIGKLRPLVTAKFTEMQDTIDLRGSAGFAAARAVVLQNKGKAVMDQIRTLVAEMDQEERSLLGVRTQASESATRTTQIVVVVGVLAGLVLLSVIGLLLTRSITRPVGRVRDALRALAARDLTAPVEVHSRDEIGQMSDDLKLAQQALRESMRSLAASSTTLASSAEEFTAVSDQVSHSALATSERSTSAAATAQEVSRNVQTVAAAAEQMGASIREIASNSTEAARITQTATDEAAAAQQTVAKLGDSSREIGEVLKVITSIAEQTNLLALNATIEAARAGEMGKGFAVVASEVKDLAQETGRATEDISHRVLAIQDDTEAAVGAIEKISDIISGINSYQATIAAAVEQQTATTAEIARNVNEAAVGSSGIAENISSVAAESQTTTAGADETQKAAAQLARMSAELKQLVDAYRY
- a CDS encoding DUF3052 family protein — translated: MAGYSGTPLHRKLGVKPGHRVALLDAPAGFAATLEGLPDGVVLLTGLAADAPTDVTVLFVTERLELQSRVDEVRRGMAQNGGFWVAWPKRASKVPTDVTEDVIREVALPTGLVDNKVCAIDGIWSGLRLVIRRENRTPAG
- a CDS encoding nitroreductase family protein: MDPAQAELLVEAARWAPSAGNSQPWAFIMGRRGDDTHQRLVRHLAASSRRWAPSASVLVANLAHRLVDGTDWEYSEFSLYDLGQAVAHMTIQAQSLGLFARQFRAFDRDALAAEFGVPAHWEVTTMSAFGRVPAGTASAARQAPAPVRERRTVGELLWTGR
- a CDS encoding SDR family NAD(P)-dependent oxidoreductase, which gives rise to MDLQLSGKVAVVTGGSAGIGLAIARGLAAEGAHVALCARDAARLTAAADEIKTEFGVRAIAVPADLAAPDGAAQLAAAVAGEYGGADLLINNAGTGSEETILAAPDEKWQAYWELHVMAAVRLARALAPGMKERGGGVILHNASICATQPLGYEPIYNVTKAALVMFSKCLANELIGDNIRVNAVNPGLVMTGDWVKTAKQLTAGTEQGWEDYLRRIAEEKAPIGRFATPEEVADFFVFLCSPRAAYSVGSTYYVDGGWLNVTT
- a CDS encoding FAD-dependent oxidoreductase, yielding MRVAVIGGGVVGLSTTAALLRQGADAWCFEPGEPMGERSAGDTRIFRLAHTYPDMVELAARSRALFTAWSEQAGTALVDNVGTVISGAGAGTWAAAMATAGAPHELVEPGSPLLRLPARTFAGPALIDPAGGVIRVDRLKTFLLAAVGDRLRPASVTTVEETPACVRVEHGTEADTFDAALICAGAATSALAAGAGIDTPSALEHHLRVTFPVRPGAPQPLQCWITEAADGVLSTYQHLAAAGAWAVGGDVDPALVAWQRGRRAAEQAALDALTAYAAEHLPFVEPRPIGRVYCTHNPDLGDGLQFARNGRVLAVHGENLMKFAPLLGEMLARACLDGSTPPDAGPGALR
- a CDS encoding hydrolase encodes the protein MQIHAAGTLLHGDLTIPPAATATVLFTQNRPLDRAVAHALRHRNLATLLIEPLTAGERADETLLFDIDLLADRLIGVLRWVRTQPVTAHLPTGVLAAGANAGAALVAAASRPGHVQAVVTRGGRADLAGGALARVQCPVLLVVGERDQRLRTANEQARQAVNSAADLCVIPGTDRRFRGEQAQRLLAVQAADWFGMHLTAPPPEHEPAIDSALPAEQTRLLG